ACAATGATATTACAGTAGCCTgcatctttataatatttttgaggtATTCTTTACTCACttgttaatatttcaatataatatttttttttgacttattattagaaattttgaTTTATCTGAAATTGATAATAGATCAATTGTTAAAACACATCTTCGAAGTAACACGTTAAAAAATACAAGTGAATCAACATAAAATAGGGAATAGTGAGGCTGCATGGGATTTGAAGTTGCATCTGTGGAAGAGACAAACAAAAAAAAGTTAGCTAAGTGGCTGGTTCAAGTTCAGTTTAGTTCAGGTTTAGATTCTGTTACTGGTTTTGTTTACCGTAGTGTAAAGGTTATgtttatgtacagtattttttcCGAGTATTTTGCAATTACAGTAGgcctattttattaaagtaaaaatgtcagGACATGGACACAGTCATGGTGGATGTGATGGAGATCATGATCACGATGATACACCTGAAATGGGACTTCAATACAGTTTATTCACTAAAATTGACATGGAAAATGTAGAGTGTCTAAATGAAGCTGTTAATAATTCAGGAAAAGACGTATTCAAACCTTGGGAAGATAGATTAAATATCGAAAAGGTAAGATTAAAGTCGTGGGTACTAGTTTACAAGATCCACTTCACATTATTTGGTGAATTTTTCAAATGGGAAGTGCTTGACCATTTCAATGCTAGACATTTTTTAGGGTACTTTGCATAAAGAGTCTCTTGTCCCTTGCTGATGCAGCAtctctgcaacaagcagaatggctGCTTGTCTGGTGAGCATCCAGCCTCAGCTGGGGCTATTGGTGTGGTGTAGTCAGTGTGGTCGTGTAGTGTTAATGTTTTTGAAGTTCGTCTCGGTAGTCTGGTCAGTAGGGTAGCGTAGTGGGCAGTCAGCTGGCTTTTGTTGTCTTTGGGTCATCTAGGGTGGGGATTTTTCACAGATGGACGGCTTCTCTGGTCGCCCACTCACGGATATGATCCCACGGTGACTCAGCTGcatacatggctctcgcctgACCTGTGATATATTCATGCACGGTTGGTAACCCTGCAGTCTGTATTCCTGACAAACCATGGTGTGTTCGTCAGTTGGCGGAGCATCCTACCTGGAAAGCTTCCAGTGCCTTCCTGGTGGTCGTCTTGGAGGTGTGTAGATACTAGGCAGGAACAGCATACGTCACGATAGGGCGAACTATCGTTTTATAGAGCAGCAGCTTTGTGTTAGTAGGCATTTCGGAGTGAGGTCTCAGCAGGGCCGACGGCCCTTGACGGGTGGCTGTTCCGAGGCGAATCCTCCCTTTGGCGGCAAGCCCAGTCGTGAGTCTTGTTGAGGACAACTCCCAAGTATTTGATGGACTTGGTCCATCGTAGTAGGTTCCCTTGTAGGTGTATCCTCTCACGGTGTGCCGGGTAGTTGTGATGTTTGGTGAAACAGATGGCCTCACTCATCTGTGTGTTGACCTTGACCTTCCAGATCCTCAGCTAGGGGTCCAGTTGTTCCATCTGTCGTCTCATGTAGACACATTGACGGATGGCGGCCAACTTACAGTAGTTCTTTATGCCAGACGCGGTCAAAGGTGTTGCTGACATCAAGGGAAACTGCGGTGGTGATGAGTCCCTGGTTGTGGTTGTCAGTGAGGTCTGAAAAGACTAGTTAGTTGGAGGATGGTGGAGTGGCCCCGATGAAAACCATATTGTTCGTTGCGGATCTCCAGGTGGAACTCCTCCGGGAATTGGGCCAGAATGAGTCGCTCAAGGATTTTGGACAGATAAGGTAGGAGGGAGATGGGTGGTAGCTGTCAGGTAGGGTAAGATTTTTATGTGGTTTCGAGAGTAGGATGAGTTTAGCTTGCTTCCAGTGTGCAGGGAAGTGTTTTAGTCCGAGGCAGGAGTTGAAGAGGGAGGTTATCCATTTCATGACCCATTCTGGCAGTCTTCTGAGCGATGGGGTGCCTGACCTCGGCACCTTCTTCGGACGAAGTCTAGCGAGGGTACCGGTGACTTCAGCTTCTATGATAGCGGGAAGTTCATCTGTTTCTTGATGGTCGTCCTGGTGGGTGGCCTCTAGGAAGCCCTCCACCAATCTAGAGTGTTCTGGGTTGTGTATCTGGTGGTTGGGAGAGAACCACCAGATATATGGTATCAGCAAAGACCTCGGCCGTGTAGACCACATTGTGCATTGGAtaattgtgaaagtaaaagcCGGAGccgcaaaatatgagttttaacgTTATTAACTTGTTTGTTGAAAAAATGGAACTACTTTTTATGTGCGGACCAATATTTCCATGTTTTGCACCCATGTTACGTGACCTTTTGTGAACGTGATTAAACCTCGTGATGATGTCATCGGATGCACCGCCATCTATggaaaagtaaatgaaaaataatactggaaTGAACAGAATTTTGTTCCAAATGAAcgatgtttttcttaattttgagctacaaattaatttgttgttatcTGGTTGAGACGAGTGCCTTCATCCATCAGTGCGGGCTGACGTAAACTCCTAACGTGCCTTACAAAATACACAATTCTCTACTATTTgacgaactagtggatggttgagtGATTAGCAAGCACTCACTTGATCTGAACCacagtacacgatatcttgtgaagcactggaCCACAGCCACAGAgtgctcagataacagatacgttatcagTCCTGACCACAGATAACGTTGAAGTACACAGATATCGAGACACACAGCAcataaacagaacattaaaatattaaaaacaactatttataatatactccctaaaaccatatatatttttgttcaggaggatgagcagaatacattAATAACGTCAAAAATTCATGACTTGCCGGGTCGGCCTTTATATCATCCCTAGATATCGTACATTTAAATCATGGATTTTTtggtagttttaaaaattctcttaaatTTTGCTTCATTCGATATTttgatactttggtattatttggAACCGCTATGTTTGAAAGAATTTTTCTTACAAGGgtcgtaaaaaattaaattattagaaagagCAGACTTTATTTGGACTACTGTGAAATTTATATGTCACTACGCTGATCAGTCCTTGTTATTTTCTGTCTCCTAAAAGGAAGCAATGTCagcgagaaggaggccactcggttcctatttattatttttattggtattatctggaggctaCCATTTTTgaacgagttttccttatcaaggaccaaaataatttacaatattgaaaaaaaacatactttatttaacctattatGAAGTTTACAGGTCATAAAGGCGAAAGGTTACCATAGTCTGATTCCCATCAGGAAACGATATCAGCAAGAATTGAGTTGAATGCATCGCCACCAGTTGTTACTCCTCTCGATCGCCAAAGGTATTCTACTAATAAAAAACTTTCTTCTTCAGTTCGAGGTAGGTAAATCCTAGAGGTGAAGATAATTATTAAttgatgaaatttttaattaaccaagcgaacaaaaataaatgaaaacaaaaactaaaagaacaacaattaattacatcTCGGTCTACTTGAAGGGTTGCTCTTCTTAGGCCTATTTCGAGGCGATTAGGCAACAGGAAGTATAACTCTTCgggtattttttttgtttattataaaacaagaaaagtacTACTAACATGTAATGAAGATTATTttggtccccgataaggaaaattGGTCCTAAAATAGCTGCCACCAGGTAATACCAAAGTACCGCAGTATAAAGTGGACACTCAATTTCGTTTGTACTTAGTGTTTGTTTGGTCAATATTTagttcaaaaaaattacattaacacgTTCACTGTGAAAACATATGATGACTTACAGCGAATGTGGCATGTCAATTTTTCTAACTCGTAAGTGCATACTCTATTTCtgcttaaaactatttaaatgggTATCTTTTGTACATTCAATGACTAattcatcaataaaataaaataataataaataatgccaATTGGCTTTATTAGCATATAGCATAATGACAAATACAATATGCGGGTAACGTCAATTGGCGTTTTATGcgtatttattactaaaaccaaagtaataaactaaataattgtatttatagtacTTACCATTTCCGTTGGTTCAGTGATGAGTAATATGTTGTTAAGTCATAAAAATACACATAGAACAGTCTCCGAGGCATAAAGCTGGCTTATCTTCACAAGCCTCACAAAAGTAGGTAGTATCCTTTCTTATCCCATTGCCATTACACACGATACAACAGCTTCGTAGAGGTCTGCCTTTTTCACCCATTTGGAATTTTGATGGGAGGTGTTGTGTTGCTTTTCTTTTGGGTTCTTCAGATTTTAGTGGAGTCAGGAGACTATCAATCACTTTTATCCTGAATTCCAACAGTGATAGTTTATTATCTACGTTGTGTTTGTTGTATAAAAAGAAAGCATTTACTATGCACATCTGCAAAATGTGTATGAATAACTTTTTATACCACCTAATGGTTTTTCTTTCACATGGATAGTAATTGAGTAGCTGATCTTGCTGGTCGATTCCGCTCATATACTGATTATACTTTACAATTGGTAGTGGTTTTTCTTTTGCCTCTCCTCTTTTATTAACATGTTCTGTCATTTCATTTTCATACtggtttgatatatataaaacagccCTTTTGTCCTTCCACTTCCCTACCATTGTCCCCTCGTGATATTTTGCAACAGTTTCtcccttttttagtttttttggtcAAAACTTCTGAAGGATTGTTGATCCTATCGACACGCAGTGGCCcaataatgtagattttttcAGCCAGAAGTTTCTTGGTCAGTGACACACTGTTATAAAAGTTGTCAACATATACAGCATGACCTTTACCTAGCCTTTCGGATAACAGATACATCACTACTTTTTCTGTGTGACCTACTCCTGACAAAGCATCTAAAGCTCCGgcataaatgcaaaatttcaaactgaGTCCATTCGGTTCTGTCAGAAGATACAACTTTATCCCATATTTGTGTTTCTTTTGTTTGATATATTGCCTAAATACGAGGCGACCTCCACAAAACCATGGATTCATCTAGGGACAGTTCTTTGCCTGGCGAGTAGATACAGTtcatcttattattaaaatactcaaCAACTGGCCGTATCTTATGTAAGCGGTCTTCATAATCTGGGTCACTTTTGACAAAATGTAAGCACCTCAAAATTACAAGGAACCTATCTCGAGACATAAATtcagaaaaacatgttttgaataatttatttgttttccaataGTGTTGAATGGTTGGCATTTTTACTATTTCCATATGAAAGAAAAGCCctaaaaagtttttgaactcaGCTAATGTTATATCTTTCCACTAACTTATTCGGGAATTCTCATGAGTGCCAGAAGACAAAAACACTTCATCTGCATTTGCGTTGGTTTCATTGATAATGGCTTTGAGAAAGGGTTCGTCAACAAGAaggttaaaataatcaataggGCTATTATTTTCTGGTGTAGGAACACGTAGTTTTCATTATTGGGTTATCATCCCAAACTAGTGGTATTTGAGAAAGATTTGTGTGTCTAATTTGACTGGTGCTTGGTTGGGGAGATTCGGGATTTGAGTGGCTACTCACGGTTGACACGTATGGGCCGCCACTTGCAGTATCTGCTTCAATTTCAGACTCAGAATCACTTTCATCACTTGGCCTGTAACTTACTCCACTACTGTATGCCTCTGATCCAGATTCAGAATCGTAATATCTATCAATTTCACTAACTGTCAAATTATTTGGATCTCACGGCTCGCGGTTCCTATTATTATTCATTTCGGAAAACTATTAAAAGTATTGCATGGAAACGACATGCACAGGATAATGTCCCAGACCGTACTCAAGGCTAATCAAGGTTAGTTATTCCGGCTAATCAAGAGATAACGCTGAAACCGGTCGGGAAGTAACATCCCGCCCAAAACGCCAAATGGCGTTCGCCGCATTCGTCGTATCATCACAAAACGCCAAATGGCGTTTgccgcagtgaacgtgttaagtattttttacaaatattatcttatagtaaatacaaaaacaataatattggaaACATtacatcttattttaattttcagcgATTCATTTTATAGACGTCGGTTAAAGAGACACTGGCTCTTCTTGCGCATCTTATTGACGTCCGTAAAAATGGAtgttggcactgaaagggttaataagTGACTAGAATTTGCAATACTAATTAAATACGAGTGACTAAAGGCCTAAGAAAATTGATGACACTCTAAAAATATCAATCTGCATTTGGGTGATGATATTGTCTCAACAGCATGGaaatttttataaccaaattatcgtttagaaatacctaaactatcaaatacaaaaatattattattatagatatttacaattaattacagctAGTTGTTTTTAATGTCTTATAACAATATTGGTTACTTTCATATTATACAGAAGATATTTTGTCCCCACCTACTGTTtgtttttaggttatttaacacattaactgcCGAGTCCATAAATTACGCTTTAGCGGAGATTGCCAAATGATGTTAACGAAAATTCTTGTAACTGTTGCTGTATATAAAGCGTCATGTACTTTGGCCCGACATAACTATTTACAAGTAAAAGTTTCACTAAAAAAACATGCCTGTTGGGCCACTATTATACACGACGCCTTATAATAgggaaatttagtttttgttgttggCAGAACGAATATTTCTATCTCATTTTGCTCTCCGGCTACTGCAGACGCACCAGTTGTCCATTTGTCCTCACATTGTATTCCACTATGAGGCTGTATTCCCGCCTTTATACATGAAGCTCACATTGTGCTAAGTGTCTGCTAAGTGATTTTATGCTGATCGTAAGTAGTGCTCACTTAGTAAAATCAGTTGTCAACTGTGTGCGTCTGAAATTGATCTAATGATCGATAACCCCTCACCACCGGGTGATTTGAATGCCAGTATAAGTGATGATAGTAGTGTCGAGTCAATGATAGTGAGTGATGTACCCAACAATAGTGACAGTGACCCATACTTTATTCCTGGAACGGACACTGAAGACGCTAGTAACACTACAAACAACATAACTGGAACTAGTAATGCTATAAATACCCTGGGTACTGATGATGGTTGGGACATATATGAGGGTCAGCAAAAAACTTTCCAATTCAATCAGACTCCAAAATTCAATTTCACTTCACCTGATGAAGCAAAGCCTATTAATTTTTTTGAGCGTTACTTGACTGAGGAAGTAATTAAAATGATGGTTGTGGAAACCAATCGTAATGCAAATTATGTAATCTCTAAGCTGGGGACTCAGCCGTAAGAGGAGACTAAAAGACTGGAAAAATACTAATCCAGAGGAAATGAGCAAATTCATTGGATTGCTTGTATACATGGGTTTAGTATCACTTACACGAATAAGTGATTACTGGTCTAAAAGCTCTTTGAATAGTTCCTCTGTTGCCCAAAAAGTAATGAGCAGAAACGGATTCCAGTTACTTTCATGTTTTTGGCATTTCAGTGATAACAAGAACCTAGAAAAAGATGGGCAAATTGGCAAAGTTGAACCCCTGCTGGTTacactgattaatttattttgtaacttgaaaGTAGCAGAGAAAGATGTGGTAGTAGACGAAGTAATGGTACCATTTCGTGGTAGGCTAGGTTTCCGGCAATATGTTCCTGGAAAAGCGCAAAGTACGGGATCAAAATATTGAAGCTGTGTGGTAAATCTGGGAACACATATTCAGTAAAGATATACATGGGGAAAGGTACTGTACAAAATACCTAAGACAGCTCTGTTGTCACCAAAGTGGTAAACGAGCTTATGACAAACAGTTTGAACAAAAGTTATAACCTATATGTAGACAATTATTACACCTCCGTTGAACTGGCCAATCTGATGTTGTTAAATCAAACGCATCTCGCTGGTACTTTGAGAAAGAACCATAAAGGTTTACCAAAAAACCTCTTTAAGCAAAAAATTTGTAGGGGTGAAATGGTGTGCTCAGAAAACAATGAGAGCATAGTTGTTACTGAGTGGAAAGATAAGAGGGAAGTACACCTGTTCTCCATATTCCATAATTCTGAAAATGTTGTGCTTGAACCTAAAAAGGCTGGTGGACCACACATCTTGAAACCCTTAGTTTTCATTGACTATAATAAGGCAAAAGTTGAGATTGATCTCTAAGATAAAATGTCGTCCTACAGCACTGCAGTGCGAAAGACAATGCGATGGTTCCACAAAATAGGAAAGGAACTTTTGCTTGGGACTTCAGTAGTTAACAGTTGGTTGGCCTACAATAGCTACTCTAACTCCTAACACTACACTCTAACTCTAAGACTACACCTGATgctcagaaaaaaaaaacacgtggTCTCTATTACTCAGTTCAAAGAGGAATTGGCATGTTCATTGATGGGCATGCAAAAAGAACCGCTTATTCCGAGAGTAACAGCAACTGGTCTACACTACCTAACATCATCTCTTTTTGTTGGGGAAGGAGCAAGAAAACGCAGAGCAAGGAAAGTGTGCAAAATGTGCTACAAAAGAGAGTCTAAAGAAAAAGGACCTAATGTGGCAAGAAATATGACACCAGTAGATACATTTTGTAGCGAATGTCccgaaaaaacaattttttgtgtcAGAAATGTTTAAGAGACATTCAAaagtaatatatgttaatttcataaaattaagtcatataaaatttggaataaattgaatgaaaaaaataatacaatgttacgTTTTTAGTACAAATAACATATCCAAGTTTATATATCAATATCTATGACATGTCAGATAAAGTGGCCCGACAAATAATATTGATTGCGTTGATAATGTCTAATCTTTCAATCTCAGTTACTCAGCTAGGAAAACACTTTACTTCAAAAGACAAAGTCCTGTGAAATGTCCTACTCTTTCAAGTTCAAGTAGTTTTATCGCGTTCCGACAGAGTGCAGCACAAGTGGCAAGCATAATAAAATGGCTACCAGCTGTATAGTGATGCTGTCGGGTGAAGTTACCTGATAAGCTATGTCTTAACAACCAAGGGTGTATACAGTATGTGTATATTAGATAAACAGTAAAACAATAGAAGAGTTGTGAAAGGTAATTGTATTTTCTGTGAAATTAGACACAAcaccaaaaatgttttaattattcttgTTACAGGTTAAGAAACTCTtgccattaatttattttaaagggcACAACAGTTGTAAGTAATTAATGGCCTAGTTATAATTGTCTTGAACTTGAGGactacaaacattttaacatcATCCACACATACAACTTTCAATACACACCAGTGGATGGGCAATCTTAAAACATTATCGGTATTGGTATTTTTGCtgatatttctaaatttgtttcAGTTTGTGGAAAGTGATGCTGACGAGGAACTCTTATTCAATATCCCGTAAGTATAGAATCTAGTAAATGTCTTATTGTAACAAGTCTCGTAGAAAATCCATTGTAAAAAACAATTGTAGctaaaatcagtttttattttgataaaaattggttttgtgtATGATCTTACTATTTTTAGTTC
This genomic stretch from Homalodisca vitripennis isolate AUS2020 chromosome 6, UT_GWSS_2.1, whole genome shotgun sequence harbors:
- the LOC124364862 gene encoding PITH domain-containing protein GA19395, which gives rise to MSGHGHSHGGCDGDHDHDDTPEMGLQYSLFTKIDMENVECLNEAVNNSGKDVFKPWEDRLNIEKFVESDADEELLFNIPFTGNVKLKGLIILGGEGETHPSRMRLYKKPAPK